One window of the Diospyros lotus cultivar Yz01 chromosome 12, ASM1463336v1, whole genome shotgun sequence genome contains the following:
- the LOC127787115 gene encoding uncharacterized protein LOC127787115 — MVYFFLVEWWSQFGTATPNLQKFAIKICSLTCSSSGCERNWSVFEHLHNKKRNRLEQQRLNDLVFVKYNRALRCRFSLRKSIDPISLDEVNESNEWLLGAIDKFGESDDELVHEDHDLTWADVAMASSVEEANHSTRSKATSTSNLTRGRGTRASTSNAPMDLDEEEEDGEGDDVEEDIGDDSSDDENMDTFDLDDEDDF, encoded by the exons ATGGTATATTTTTTCCTCGTTGAATGGTGGTCTCAATTTGGTACTGCAACCCCTAATTTGCAAAAGTTTGCCATCAAGATATGTAGCCTCACTTGTAGCTCTTCAGGTTGTGAAAGGAATTGGAGTGTCTTTGAGCAT cttcataacaaaaagagaaatcgATTGGAGCAACAACGTCTCAATGATTTGGTATTTGTCAAGTATAATAGAGCTTTGAGATGTCGTTTTAGTTTGCGTAAATCaattgatccaatttctttagaTGAAGTTAATGAAAGTAATGAGTGGTTGCTTGGGGCAATTGATAAATTTGGAGAGTCAGATGATGAGCTGGTACATGAAGATCATGATTTGACATGGGCTGATGTTGCTATGGCATCTAGTGTTGAAGAAGCTAATCACTCAACTAGATCAAAAGCGACttcaacttcaaatttgacAAGGGGGAGGGGGACAAGGGCATcaacttcaaatgctccaatggATCttgacgaggaagaagaagatggagagggagatgatgtagaagaagatattggagatgatagttctgatgatgaaaatatggatacatttgatcttgatgatgaggatgatttctAG